A genomic stretch from Gopherus flavomarginatus isolate rGopFla2 chromosome 3, rGopFla2.mat.asm, whole genome shotgun sequence includes:
- the BOD1L1 gene encoding biorientation of chromosomes in cell division protein 1-like 1 isoform X6, whose protein sequence is MASNPQPQPPPPPPPPPPPQQQPPLPGASGGGGAVEPELVSVIVNHLKSQGLFDQFRRDCLADVDTKPAYQNLRQRVDNFVSNHLATHTWSPHLNKNQLRNNIRQQVLKSGMLESGIDRIISQVVDPKINHTFRPQVEKAVHEFLATLNHKEEASPSTAPSEEKADASITVQGVSTTAPSANVASDAMSILETITSLNQEASAARASTENTNSKNSDRTSKRLSSQQSVDGSTERERNSEDLPDQEKPICDSSEGSEAVAKCEDLNELPCPSEEIKNSTKDVNNLIHPSKEILQESDDQKSKLTDKGDRKPESTEKGERKKEKKEKNDKKFDHSKKNDDALKAKEEKLVKEREAESIKQLAPEKSSSKHKITEGVKEEHILEDSDVDLLSDITVSSVHTSDLSSFEEESEEEAVVSDSTEEGEITSDDEEEKNNQSKIKPQTNEVCDGKAKPVRHAYVHKPFLYSKYYSDSDDERTVEQRRQSIAREKEERLLRRQINRERLEEKRKQKAAEKTKSLKSGSQGAEGKSGLNLEESSTKDFEMKLTGTSIKDVLKEQKFLEKKVALSRKRKRDSRYLCFPFSYTRGLHPFYMNSQRHVEDSWEKKYEHPEEDSKETQKTNETCEKISSKEVKHNHGKSEVTKPVRRVSESIHSTEESKNDPKVERELKRKTSTSLQIEGTQQDTETRDPKKQLERAEIISTDELQKQKYAFKNEKHLKKDDTEIQNLRIVAKKELKSVRDKNEKERTLSEEKLLVKHKCKGDSVYKISDDIDLHSFERSLKGEDSVQKHNQQTKVPSDDKSERKSKHRSERKITTSKDGKNVSEYTLKNEEMVRKENNKKDRHISTEKSRAEYKTKRSSSDSRPQKDSQGNSKQLVSSSQRRSESYSEDKHEIESTNSDSNLRQEDSIYRDRRRSKSFLEDKFLLKSKSKSHSKQSKPIETELQESFTKHETVQKPDKDKNMEENDTDKQRKSKNEDKVFEESIVDFELESGMRSIYSSQKDISHRVKLQAGEKVTVKEKNKSDKDLSYSKLERKLSVEGHKSRNLKHSNKEMKKKEESNKLEDKDITEMDGSHEKVQGIMIMDKKSSKKLSCENKKGSLSAHEMTMEEEKLATDIFVTSHIPATQRPFRTSDDLLHSEQGEEPMEVDSEQTCAKVHEASKIEEKSSSNSLLDMDSENTAKENMNLRNSKNELRNRLVDFEACVSEFPANRNSEQTIEHERNPIEGVHALDTMSKQASEDQGPIKQGAYQMNIVCETSGRILLNAPIKEQTSEDVRKPKNLNKVNPIEESISLAINSSRQDAFHKKSMNICISDFTDSLPNVAKEESHTSDKISLKKDSFILDNNATQTAYVEQQGSPVLGCVMKEAEVTMINSEKKDGETRLIGVQTLGENMGDVSIQEGYDQVTMLDSVQGGSAYNVTGGIEGKSSMTVQAADHGGVSMKKSVLMNLEKKGSYNLNIGTAAKEEKGTMVDVVKKSEGHDMGNTVESSLLLVPMNVIRVPEEIIKDSFIVSGAGEGDSIITDTEDKSESNVVGTSAGSVDHIYNRLETTEATAIGTSAEKMIESSVMATSTGEGKGEGATIHSEKESNATTTCSEEESEVTLICTSIEADEGFTTSIWAKSNESVSFSTEADGECTVAAAEEGGGVVTGGFAETESFLTSTKEGESGECTMIYTEENGKVSVNAGRIEIEDNVNSAGTEEKDDAVTSAGLEEKCKTSTCRHTGKFEGSVTCIGEIESDGAVTSAGTEAGEGSMSSNNSDECQSNVTGADQLKESEGAVTCTGAEERGHGFIIGSVHAQEDSAVTGTCVEMVLNNSIMSGTSADKGEDTVNGESAVTSTGIIGEDDAETATICTGLEDSNEGFAVGLGVEKCESAMDSTEAKEEATITMISIGPCDDEGFVTSTGAKEEDEEGEDIVTSTGRGNEELEHASTCAGIEGESALICIASEEGESSIFCIVAEQVEAESGMAATNINKDGVDSNTGAKKEANGGIICKSAKGIVESSVASVSIADEDILTPNTEKYEDAMMSIDVEAYEGPMTSVVTEKDKGKGKTERESAAAAQEKNDNSADGSHGRKCDGPITSAVTKKDESPPASTDEEKAKGDVISTSTIEEGVAPMPCSATEIEGSLTVARTDENESTVVLIDKEEFEAPMPSTATEFKANIYTASTKQAKDECTTISTSIVEEFEAPMSSAAMEYNSQVTAARKEVNESTMFCIDMEIYEVALPSAFSARDDGDHPTARGKEEKDECAMISTSIMEEQVILVSSEATENRIQHVAAGTEEKNDTAMISTSMEYFEAPMPSAATQDEDQLTASGTEGRLEAAMITRSGTEECEIVLISAATQAESQLIAAEIEEKDESSVITPNAAEECEVVETSAVRDEQREITALNTEGKSGGSMIIVRKVVECGAPTLRVASSSEDQHIASSIEDKEEGAMITLSTMEECNSLFTFSVIEGSQLVAANTEVKDENVIFNSTKEIECILSSTGPEKSDSSLPVGDECIYRGEKEIHEDAMMGESVVAKITSDTEVAETPETTVNLISVDEALCMEISTESTVIVSPSTEMGASGERAEEYIPYVEVTSESCIPSEEAKRNDHFKNIDDNINSSLLLESDFSEARTSPPMAQTLPLLSEHESKLTVNTNQGEITVEAKLGEKSDFPHHMDKQFENDGKRNTVEVDDNLGIKVSIQQNTSFNSAYMDASCTHFIWWTATSESFHIDHQAAFRWQERNFTNLG, encoded by the exons ATGGCCAGTaacccgcagccccagccccctcctccgcCGCCCCCTCCTCCGCCCCCACAACAGCAGCCGCCGCTGCCCGGGGCCTCCGGAGGGGGCGGTGCGGTGGAGCCCGAGCTGGTGTCCGTGATTGTTAATCACCTGAAGAGCCAGGGGCTGTTCGACCAGTTCCGCCGAGACTGCCTGGCCGACGTGGACACCAAG CCTGCCTATCAAAATCTGAGACAACGTGTTGACAACTTTGTTTCCAACCATCTGGCAACTCACACTTGGAGTCCTCATCTCAACAAGAATCAGCTGAGAAATAATATTAGGCAGCAGGTTCTCAA GTCTGGAATGTTGGAGTCTGGAATTGACAGAATTATTTCTCAGGTTGTGGATCCAAAGATCAACCACACATTCAGACCTCAGGTGGAAAAAGCTGTTCATGAGTTTTTAGCCACATTAAATCACAAAGAGGAAGCAAGCCCCAGTACAGCCCCTAGTGAGGAAAAAGCAGATGCTTCCATCACAGTACAAG GCGTTTCTACTACTGCTCCTAGTGCTAATGTAGCTAGTGATGCCATGTCCATTTTGGAAACAATAACTTCTCTTAACCAGGAAGCAAGTGCTGCCAGGGCTTCAACAGAGAATACAAATTCCAAGAACAGTGacagaacttcaaaaagattatCATCTCAACAGAGTGTTGATGGTAGCACAGAGAGAGAGCGAAACTCAGAAGACTTGCCAGACCAAGAGAAACCCATTTGTGATTCTTCAGAAGGAAGTGAAGCAGTTGCAAAGTGTGAAGATTTAAATGAACTCCCCTGTCCAAGTGAAGAAATCAAAAATTCAACAAAAGATGTTAACAATTTAATTCATCCAAGCAAAGAAATTCTACAGGAAAGTGATGACCAGAAAAGTAAATTAACAGATAAAGGTGACAGGAAACCAGAGAGCACtgagaaaggggaaagaaaaaaagagaaaaaagaaaagaatgacaAGAAGTTTGACCATTCAAAGAAGAATGATGATGCCCTAAAAGCAAAAGAAGAGAAgctagtgaaagagagagaggcagaatcAATAAAACAGTTGGCTCCTGAAAAAAGCAGCAGTAAACACAAGATAACAGAAGGTGTAAAAGAAG aacATATTTTGGAGGATTCAGATGTGGATTTACTCAGTGATATCACTGTTAGCTCTGTCCATACCAGTGACCTCTCTTCCTTTGAAGAAGAAAGTGAAGAGGAAGCTGTGGTTTCCGATAGCACTGAGGAAGGAGAGATCACATCAGAtg ATGAAGAAGAGAAGAACAATCAGAGTAAAATAAAGCCTCAGACTAATGAGGTTTGCGATGGAAAAGCCAAACCTGTCCGTCATGCATATGTTCACAAGCCTTTTCTGTACTCCAAGTACTACAGTGATTCCGATGATGAACGGACTGTAGAGCAACGCCGTCAGTCTATT GCcagagaaaaagaagagagacTCTTAAGGAGGCAGATTAATAGAGAGAGACTTGAAGAGAAGCGTAAACAGAAGGCTGCAGAGAAAACAAAGTCTCTGAAAAGTGGGAGTCAGGGTGCTGAAG GTAAAAGTGGCCTGAACTTGGAAGAGTCTTCGACAAAAGATTTTGAAATGAAACTTACTGGTACCAGCATTAAGGATGTTCTTAAAGAACAGaagtttttagaaaaaaaagtagCCCTgagcaggaaaagaaaaagagattcaAG gtACCTATGTTTTCCCTTCTCCTATACCCGGGGACTTCACCCATTCTACATGAATTCTCAAAG GCATGTTGAAGATAGTTGGGAAAAGAAATACGAGCATCCTGAAGAAGATTCCAAAGAAACACAAAAGACAAATGAG acCTGTGAAAAAATCTCTTCAAAGGAGGTGAAGCATAATCATGGAAAAAGCGAAGTGACTAAGCCTGTTAGAAGAGTTTCAGAGTCAATACATTCAACTGAGGAAAGCAAAAATGATCCTAAAGTGGAAAGAGAACTTAAAAGAAAAACATCTACCTCTCTTCAGATAGAAGGAACGCAGCAGGACACGGAAACCAGGGATCCCAAAAAGCAGCTGGAGAGAGCTGAGATTATTAGTACTGATGAACTGCAGAAGCAGAAATAtgcctttaaaaatgaaaaacatctgaaaaaagATGATACAGAAATTCAAAATTTAAGAATTGTTGCCAAGAAAGAACTCAAATCAGTTAGagataaaaatgaaaaagagAGAACTCTTTCAGAAGAGAAATTGTTAGTAAAACATAAATGTAAAGGAGACAGTGTATATAAAATAAGCGATGATATTGACCTCCATTCTTTTGAAAGAAGCTTGAAAGGCGAGGATAGTGTTCAAAAACATAATCAACAAACAAAGGTTCCATCAGATGACAAAtctgaaagaaaaagtaaacaCAGAAGTGAAAGGAAAATAACAACTAGCAAAGATGGAAAAAATGTTTCTGaatacactttaaaaaatgaagaaatgGTGCGtaaagaaaataacaaaaaagaCAGACACATTTCAACAGAGAAGTCAAGAGCGGAATACAAGaccaaaaggtcatcaagtgATTCTAGGCCCCAGAAGGATTCTCAGGGTAATTCTAAGCAACTTGTTTCTTCATCACAGAGAAGGAGTGAAAGCTATTCAGAAGATAAACATGAAATAGAATCAACTAATTCAGATAGTAATTTAAGGCAAGAAGATAGTATTTACAGAGACAGACGAAGATCGAAGAGCTTCTTAGAAGACAAGTTTTTGTTAAAGTCTAAATCTAAGAGTCACAGTAAACAATCCAAACCAATTGAAACAGAATTACAAGAAAGTTTTACAAAACACGAGACTGTTCAAAAACCAGACAAAGATAAGAACATGGAAGAGAATGACACAGATAAACAACGCAAATCCAAGAATGAAGATAAAGTTTTTGAAGAAAGCATTGTTGATTTTGAGCTAGAAAGTGGGATGCGCTCAATTTATAGTTCACAAAAAGACATTAGTCACAGAGTTAAGTTACAAGCAGGCGAAAAGGTAACTGTAAAAGAGAAGAATAAGAGTGATAAAGATTTAAGTTATTCCAAACTGGAAAGAAAGCTGTCAGTAGAAGGTCACAAAAGCAGAAACTTAAAGCATAGCAATAAGGAAATGAAGAAGAAGGAAGAGAGTAACAAATTGGAAGACAAAGATATTACAGAAATGGATGGTAGCCATGAAAAGGTGCAAGGGATTATGATTATGGATAAAAAGtcaagtaaaaaattatcttgtgaaaataaaaaaggaagcttGTCAGCCCATGAAATGACAATGGAAGAGGAAAAATTAGCAACTGATATATTTGTAACCAGTCATATTCCAGCCACTCAAAGACCATTCAGGACTAGTGATGACTTGTTACATTCTGAACAAGGAGAAGAGCCAATGGAAGTTGATTCAGAACAGACATGTGCAAAGGTACATGAAGCATCTAAAATTGAAGAAAAAAGTAGTAGTAATTCACTACTAGACATGGACTCTGAAAATACTGCAAAAGAAAATATGAACCTACGTAATTCAAAAAATGAATTAAGAAACAGGTTGGTGGATTTTGAAGCATGTGTATCAGAGTTTCCAGCTAATAGAAATTCTGAACAAACCATTGAACATGAAAGAAATCCTATTGAAGGAGTTCATGCACTAGATACTATGTCCAAACAAGCTTCTGAGGATCAAGGACCCATTAAACAGGGGGCATATCAAATGAACATTGTGTGTGAAACAAGTGGCAGAATTTTACTTAATGCTCCTATTAAGGAGCAGACTTCAGAAGATGtcagaaaaccaaaaaatttaAACAAAGTCAATCCTATTGAAGAAAGTATTTCTTTAGCAATTAATTCATCCAGACAAGATGCATTCCATAAAAAGTCCATGAATATATGTATCTCAGACTTCACAGACTCTTTGCCTAATGTAGCTAAAGAGGAATCTCATACTTCAGATAAGATTTCTTTGAAGAAAGACTCCTTTATTTTAGACAATAATGCAACACAAACTGCATATGTGGAACAACAGGGTAGCCCTGTGCTAGGTTGTGTTATGAAAGAAGCTGAGGTCACCATGATAAACAGTGAAAAAAAAGATGGTGAGACTCGTCTAATTGGTGTACAAACATTAGGAGAAAACATGGGTGACGTAAGTATACAAGAAGGTTATGATCAAGTGACTATGTTAGATAGTGTGCAAGGAGGAAGTGCATATAATGTAACTGGTGGAATAGAAGGCAAAAGCTCGATGACTGTCCAAGCTGCAGATCATGGAGGTGTAAGCATGAAAAAATCTGTCTTGATGAACCTGGAGAAAAAAGGAAGTTATAACTTAAATATAGGCACTGCTGCAAAGGAAGAAAAGGGTACCATGGTGGACGTGGTCAAAAAGAGTGAAGGACATGATATGGGTAACACAGTAGAATCATCTTTGTTGCTAGTGCCAATGAATGTTATAAGAGTTCCAGAAGAAATAATTAAAGACTCTTTTATAGTTAGTGGAGCAGGAGAAGGTGATAGCATAATAACTGACACTGAAGATAAAAGTGAAAGCAATGTAGTGGGCACCAGTGCAGGAAGTGTTGATCACATATACAACAGGCTAGAAACAACTGAAGCCACTGCAATAGGAACTAGCGCAGAGAAAATGATTGAGAGCAGTGTAATGGCCACTAGTACAGGAGAAGGAAAAGGTGAGGGTGCTACAATACACTCTGAAAAGGAAAGCAATGCCACAACTACTTGCTCAGAAGAAGAAAGTGAGGTTACTTTAATCTGCACAAGCATAGAAGCCGATGAAGGTTTCACGACAAGTATATGGGCGAAAAGTAACGAAAGTGTCAGTTTCAGCACAGAAGCAGATGGTGAGTGTACTGTTGCAGCAGCTGAAGAAGGTGGCGGTGTTGTCACTGGAGGATTTGCAGAAACGGAAAGTTTCCTGACCAGTACAAAGGAAGGAGAAAGTGGTGAGTGCACCATGATTTATACAGAAGAAAATGGTAAAGTTTCAGTCAATGCAGGCAGAATAGAAATTGAAGATAATGTGAACAGTGCTGGGACTGAAGAAAAAGATGATGCTGTAACTAGTGCAGGCTTGGAAGAAAAGTGCAAGACTTCAACTTGTAGACATACAGGCAAATTTGAAGGTTCTGTTACCTGTATAGGTGAAATTGAAAGTGATGGTGCTGTAACCAGTGCAGGCACAGAAGCAGGTGAAGGATCCATGAGCAGCAACAATTCAGATGAATGCCAGAGCAATGTAACTGGTGCTGACCAGTTAAAAGAAAGTGAGGGTGCTGTGACTTGTACAGGTGCAGAAGAAAGAGGTCATGGTTTCATAATTGGCTCAGTGCATGCACAAGAAGACAGTGCTGTAACTGGCACATGTGTTGAAATGGTCTTGAACAACAGTATCATGAGTGGAACAAGTGCTGACAAAGGTGAAGATACTGTAAATGGTGAAAGTGCAGTGACCAGCACAGGCATAATAGGAGAAGATGATGCTGAGACTGCAACAATCTGCACAGGACTAGAAGATAGCAATGAAGGTTTTGCAGTTGGCTTAGGCGTAGAAAAATGTGAAAGTGCAATGGACAGTACAGAAGCAAAAGAAGAAGCTACTATCACTATGATCAGCATAGGGCCTTGTGACGATGAAGGCTTTGTGACTAGCACAGGTGCAAAAGAAGAGGATGAAGAAGGTGAGGATATTGTGACCAGTACAGGAAGAGGAAATGAAGAACTAGAACATGCTTCAACCTGTGCAGGAATAGAAGGTGAAAGTGCACTCATTTGTATAGCGTCAGAAGAAGGTGAAAGTTCCATTTTCTGCATAGTTGCAGAACAAGTAGAAGCTGAGTCTGGTATGGCTGCCACAAATATAAATAAAGATGGGGTTGACAGCAATACTGGTGCAAAGAAAGAAGCTAATGGTGGCATAATCTGCAAAAGTGCAAAGGGGATAGTTGAGAGCAGCGTGGCAAGTGTAAGCATAGCAGATGAAGACATTCTGACcccaaatacagaaaaatatgaGGATGCCATGATGTCTATAGATGTTGAAGCGTATGAGGGTCCAATGACTAGTGTAGTGACAGAGAAAGATAAGGGAAagggaaagacagagagagagtctgCTGCTGCAGCTCAAGAAAAGAATGACAATAGTGCCGATGGAAGTCATGGCAGAAAATGTGACGGTCCAATAACCAGTGCAGTCACAAAGAAAGATGAGAGTCCTCCTGCTTCTACTGATGAAGAAAAAGCTAAAGGTGACGTGATCTCTACCAGTACCATAGAAGAAGGCGTTGCACCCATGCCATGTTCAGCCACAGAAATTGAAGGTTCCCTCACTGTTGCAAGAACAGATGAAAATGAAAGTACTGTGGTCTTAATAGACAAAGAAGAATTTGAGGCTCCCATGCCTAGTACAGCCACAGAATTCAAAGCGAATATATATACTGCCAGCACTAAACAAGCAAAAGATGAGTGTACAACAATTTCCACCAGTATCGTGGAAGAATTTGAGGCTCCCATGTCCAGTGCAGCTATGGAATATAATAGCCAGGTCACTGCTGCAAGAAAAGAAGTGAATGAGAGTACTATGTTTTGTATAGACATGGAGATATATGAGGTTGCCCTGCCCAGTGCATTCAGTGCTAGAGATGATGGAGATCATCCGACTGCAAGAGGCAAAGAAGAAAAAGATGAGTGTGCTATGATTTCCACAAGTATAATGGAAGAACAAGTGATCCTCGTGTCCAGTGAAGCCACAGAGAATAGGATTCAGCATGTTGCTGCAGgcacagaagaaaaaaatgacaCTGCCATGATCTCCACAAGTATGGAATATTTTGAGGCTCCTATGCCCAGTGCAGCCACACAAGATGAGGATCAGCTCACTGCTTCAGGAACAGAAGGAAGACTGGAGGCTGCCATGATCACCAGAAGTGGGACAGAAGAATGTGAGATAGTCCTTATCAGTGCAGCCACACAAGCTGAAAGTCAACTAATTGCAGCAGAAATAGAAGAAAAAGATGAGAGTTCCGTGATCACCCCAAATGCAGCAGAAGAATGTGAGGTTGTTGAGACCAGTGCAGTGAGAGATGAGCAGCGTGAAATAACTGCTCTAAACACAGAAGGAAAAAGTGGTGGTTCTATGATTATTGTTAGAAAGGTAGTAGAATGTGGGGCTCCAACGCTGAGAGTTGCCAGCAGCAGTGAAGATCAACACATTGCTTCAAGTATAGAAGATAAAGAGGAAGGTGCTATGATCACTCTCAGTACAATGGAAGAATGTAACAGTCTTTTCACCTTCTCAGTCATAGAGGGAAGTCAGCTCGTTGCTGCAAACACTGAAGTAAAAGATGAAAATGTCATCTTTAATAGTACGAAAGAAATTGAATGCATCCTGTCATCTACAGGCCCAGAAAAAAGTGATAGTTCTTTGCCTGTGGGTGATGAATGCATATATAGGGGAGAAAAGGAGATTCATGAGGATGCTATGATGGGAGAATCAGTAGTAGCTAAGATCACATCAGACACTGAAGTTGCAGAAACCCCTGAGACTACAGTGAACCTCATAAGTGTAGATGAAGCCCTCTGTATGGAAATTAGTACAGAGTCTACAGTCATTGTTAGCCCTTCTACAGAGATGGGTGCAAGTGGTGAAAGAGCTGAAGAGTATATTCCATATGTGGAAGTTACATCAGAATCTTGTATTCCTTCAGAAGAAGCAAAGAGGaatgatcattttaaaaacatagacGATAATATTAACAGTAGCTTATTATTAGAAAGTGACTTTTCTGAAGCAAGGACTTCACCTCCTATGGCACAAACTCTTCCGCTACTTTCTGAACATGAAAGCAAATTAACTGTAAATACCAATCAGGGTGAAATAACTGTAGAAGCAAAACTGGGAGAAAAGAGTGACTTCCCTCATCATATGGATAAACAATTTGAGAATGATGGCAAAAGGAACACTGTGGAAGTAGATGATAACCTTGGAATCAAAGTTTCTATTCAACAAAATACAAGCTTCAATTCAG CCTACATGGATGCCAGTTGTACTCATTTTATTTGGTGGACTGCAACCAGTGAGTCATTTCACATAGATCATCAAGCAGCCTTCAGATG GCAAGAAAGAAACTTTACCAATCTTGGTTGA